A single region of the Sulfurospirillum arsenophilum NBRC 109478 genome encodes:
- a CDS encoding FTR1 family iron permease — protein sequence MKYKMLCLFLLGFLPSLLFSAATTNYADIINRINQTFKESLALYEKGAQEEAKQVAQSAYFELFENLEGPIRINVSGKKSYAMEAEFVSIRKLINDGASVAEIKAVMDNLASEMAEVLPKLEKGTRLIGEKGDDSHLKAVEQTPEPTLDIKWKTLYKQIETKYAKALNAFEKGDKEETKFLITSAKFEEYRNGMIETAVRKYISKWRDSQIQQEMGRVIRAVDEEIHTKEELKEELDRLKSNIWHSMLELPTDAAKLAVVTVKEEAQEAVKEDFTPVMANLKAKLLEAHKLYSAGDAKKAMQLVQNSYFDIFEASGMEVKIGAVDSTLKTSIEGSFSKIVALMKNQSTPESVLSEMDSLNTQVASGAEKLSGSDSPWSQFLYSLIIILREGIEALIVVTAVIAYLIKSGNATRLNIVYSALWSAIVLSFVTAFVMNLIFQNPGESREMLEGVTMLVAVGLLYYVGFWLLSNAHAKKWSHYIAEKVSESLSSGSIRALWFTVFLAVYREGAETVLFYQALIFDAKTPLGYSMLAAGFGAGVIALIILFFLLKAGAIRIPIKPFFMITSAIIFYMAIVFTGKGIMELVEGKVFQPALIEGFPTLTWLGIYPYMQSLIPQAVLIIGLIVGSLYIMIQAKKA from the coding sequence ATGAAGTATAAAATGCTTTGCTTATTTTTGCTAGGCTTTCTCCCCTCCCTACTTTTTTCGGCGGCAACAACAAATTATGCTGATATTATAAATAGAATTAATCAAACCTTTAAAGAGAGTTTAGCTCTGTACGAAAAAGGAGCGCAAGAAGAGGCAAAACAAGTAGCACAAAGTGCTTATTTTGAGCTTTTTGAAAATCTTGAAGGTCCTATTCGTATTAATGTATCGGGTAAAAAATCGTATGCGATGGAAGCAGAATTTGTATCGATTCGCAAGCTGATTAATGATGGTGCATCGGTTGCTGAAATCAAAGCCGTTATGGACAATCTCGCATCTGAAATGGCAGAAGTACTTCCTAAACTTGAAAAAGGTACACGCCTCATTGGTGAAAAGGGCGATGATAGTCATCTAAAAGCTGTAGAACAAACACCCGAGCCTACATTAGATATCAAATGGAAAACACTCTACAAGCAAATCGAAACCAAATACGCAAAAGCCTTAAATGCTTTCGAAAAAGGCGATAAAGAAGAGACAAAATTTCTCATTACTTCTGCTAAATTTGAAGAATATCGTAACGGTATGATTGAAACAGCGGTACGTAAATACATTTCCAAATGGCGCGATAGCCAAATTCAGCAAGAGATGGGGCGTGTCATTCGCGCTGTGGATGAAGAGATTCACACAAAAGAGGAACTCAAAGAGGAGTTGGATCGTTTGAAGAGTAACATCTGGCACTCAATGCTTGAACTACCAACAGATGCTGCTAAATTAGCGGTTGTGACTGTTAAAGAAGAGGCTCAAGAAGCGGTCAAAGAAGACTTCACGCCTGTCATGGCAAATCTCAAAGCAAAACTTTTAGAAGCACACAAACTCTACAGTGCAGGCGATGCTAAAAAAGCGATGCAACTGGTTCAAAATTCTTATTTTGACATCTTTGAAGCCAGCGGGATGGAAGTCAAAATTGGCGCTGTTGATAGCACTCTTAAAACGAGCATCGAAGGCTCCTTCAGCAAAATCGTAGCGCTGATGAAAAACCAAAGCACACCTGAAAGTGTGTTAAGCGAGATGGATTCACTCAACACGCAAGTTGCAAGTGGAGCTGAAAAGCTCTCGGGTTCGGATTCACCATGGAGTCAATTCCTCTACTCTTTGATCATCATTTTACGCGAAGGCATTGAAGCACTCATCGTTGTCACCGCCGTCATTGCCTACTTGATCAAAAGTGGCAATGCAACACGCCTTAACATCGTTTACAGTGCTTTATGGAGTGCGATTGTACTTAGCTTTGTGACCGCTTTTGTGATGAATTTGATCTTCCAAAATCCAGGAGAATCACGCGAAATGCTAGAAGGTGTGACAATGCTCGTCGCCGTTGGACTGCTGTACTACGTGGGCTTCTGGCTTCTCTCCAATGCGCATGCGAAAAAATGGAGTCATTACATTGCGGAAAAAGTCTCGGAATCACTGAGTTCTGGCTCAATTAGGGCACTCTGGTTTACCGTCTTTTTAGCGGTTTACCGTGAAGGTGCGGAGACGGTACTGTTCTATCAAGCACTCATTTTTGATGCAAAAACTCCGCTTGGGTACAGCATGTTAGCCGCAGGTTTTGGCGCGGGCGTCATTGCACTTATCATCCTCTTTTTCCTCCTCAAAGCGGGAGCGATCAGGATTCCAATTAAGCCTTTTTTCATGATTACCAGTGCGATCATTTTTTACATGGCAATCGTCTTTACTGGCAAAGGTATTATGGAACTGGTGGAAGGCAAAGTGTTTCAACCAGCCCTGATTGAGGGCTTTCCAACACTAACGTGGCTTGGAATTTACCCATACATGCAAAGCCTTATTCCCCAAGCAGTGCTTATCATTGGGCTGATTGTGGGTTCATTATACATCATGATTCAAGCGAAAAAAGCTTGA